From one Lolium rigidum isolate FL_2022 chromosome 4, APGP_CSIRO_Lrig_0.1, whole genome shotgun sequence genomic stretch:
- the LOC124648969 gene encoding importin subunit alpha-1b: MSSLKPDEKADFRRKGYKTSVDAEDGRRRREDGMVLIRKASRDASLQKKRRDGYPASAASLAGGAPQMGHSSALQQKLEGLPAMVQAVLSDDGAVQLEATTQFRKLLSIERSPPIEEVISTGVVPRFIVFLTREDYPQLQFEAAWALTNIASGTSDNTKVVVEAGAVPIFVKLLSSPSEDVREQAVWALGNVAGDSPKCRDLVLGSGGLYPLLQQLNEHAKLSMLRNATWTLSNFCRGKPQPNFEQVKPALSALQRLIHSQDEEVLTDACWALSYLSDGTNDKIQSVIDSGVFPRLVELLTHPSASVLIPALRTVGNIVTGDDLQTQCVIDHQALPCLLNLLTTNHKKSIKKEACWTISNITAGNRDQIQAVINANIIAPLVHLLQGAEFDIKKEAAWAISNATSGGTHDQIKFLVAQGCIKPLCDLLICPDPRIVTVCLEGLENILKVGEAEKNLGAGDVNNYAQMIDDAEGLEKIENLQSHDNTEIYEKAVKMLESYWLEEEDEAMPSGENPQNGFNFGNQQNSAPSGGYNFG; this comes from the exons ATGTCGTCGCTCAAGCCCGACGAGAAGGCCGATTTCCGGCGCAAGGGCTACAAGACCTCCGTCGACGCGGaggacggccggcggcggcgcgaggacggGATGGTGCTGATCCGCAAGGCCAGCCGCGACGCCAGCCTCCAGAAGAAGCGCCGCGACGGCtaccccgcctccgccgcctccctcgccggcggcgcgccgcaGATGGGCCACTCCTCGGCGCTCCAGCAGAAG CTCGAGGGCCTGCCCGCGATGGTGCAGGCGGTGCTCTCGGACGACGGGGCCGTGCAGCTCGAGGCCACCACGCAGTTCCGGAAGCTGCTATCCATCG AGCGGAGCCCTCCAATTGAGGAAGTGATCAGCACTGGTGTTGTTCCTCGCTTCATTGTGTTCCTTACACGTGAGGACTATCCCCAACTCCAG TTTGAGGCTGCGTGGGCACTCACCAACATTGCATCAGGCACATCTGATAACACCAAAGTGGTGGTTGAGGCTGGTGCTGTTCCCATCTTTGTCAAGCTACTCAGCTCCCCGAGTGAGGACGTCCGTGAGCAG GCTGTATGGGCTCTGGGGAATGTCGCTGGTGACTCTCCAAAGTGCCGTGACCTGGTGCTTGGAAGTGGTGGACTGTATCCATTGTTGCAGCAGCTCAATGAGCATGCCAAGCTCTCGATGCTCAGGAATGCCACATGGACCCTCTCCAACTTCTGCCGTGGGAAACCACAGCCAAACTTTGAGCAG GTCAAACCGGCTCTCTCAGCACTGCAGCGCCTCATCCACTCTCAGGACGAGGAGGTTCTCACTGATGCCTGCTGGGCTCTCTCATACCTTTCTGATGGAACTAATGATAAGATCCAATCTGTGATTGACTCTGGTGTTTTCCCTAGGCTTGTGGAGCTCCTCAC GCACCCTTCGGCTTCTGTGCTCATTCCAGCTCTACGTACGGTGGGTAATATTGTTACCGGTGATGATTTGCAGACTCAG TGTGTCATTGATCATCAAGCACTTCCCTGCCTCTTGAACCTCTTGACCACCAATCACAAGAAAAGCATCAAGAAAGAAGCATGCTGGACTATCTCAAACATCACTGCTGGTAACCGGGACCAGATTCAG GCTGTGATCAACGCAAACATAATTGCTCCTCTAGTGCATCTTCTGCAAGGTGCTGAATTTGACATCAAGAAGGAGGCAGCTTGGGCAATTTCAAATGCCACTTCTGGTGGAACACATGATCAGATCAA GTTCCTTGTTGCCCAGGGTTGCATCAAGCCGCTCTGTGATCTGCTGATTTGCCCGGATCCCAGAATTGTAACAGTTTGCTTGGAAGGCCTTGAGAACATCTTGAAGGTCGGGGAGGCAGAAAAAAACCTTGGGGCAGGGGATGTCAACAACTACGCGCAGATGATTGATGATGCTGAGGGGTTGGAAAAGATTGAGAACCTTCAGAGCCATGACAACACTGAGATATACGAGAAGGCAGTCAAGATGCTCGAGTCCTactggttggaggaggaagatgaggccATGCCTTCTGGTGAGAACCCACAGAACGGCTTCAACTTTGGGAATCAGCAGAACTCGGCTCCATCTGGTGGGTACAACTTTGGCTGA